The proteins below are encoded in one region of Triticum aestivum cultivar Chinese Spring chromosome 1B, IWGSC CS RefSeq v2.1, whole genome shotgun sequence:
- the LOC123078036 gene encoding uncharacterized protein, whose protein sequence is MATSGSSRLLESGGAGGREGGIWTAQPSAYSLSPFHPLLHCSCPAAPSSARRLTSAARSAREPRPHERREGGGQYGEAPRPHERREIKVQQRPIRRGAATARAPRGPGAEAANTASGACQAPYGLRGVLDLAPTPPTRAGPPPVRRPHPHHQAPQRCPRVGVASEDFQGAAQGWRFWQLCSDDAVGAQLARFQHEEEDDLIGSSTSCLFCFSVASYSINTEHYARKSAAAIVQESNYCMNSEHLQRNCCSFGSMPEAGLTDSPLFLHPQQVQINTEAPCRSQRLAKYNTTTSF, encoded by the exons ATGGCTACTAGTGGTAGCAGCCGATTATTAGAAAGTGGCGGCGCTGGTGGACGGGAAGGGGGAATATGGACAG CCCAGCCGTCCGCCTATTCCCTTTCCCCTTTCCATCCCCTCCTCCACTGCAGCTGCCCTGCTGCCCCCTCCTCGGCGAGGCGCCTCACGAGCGCCGCGAGGTCAGCGCGGGAGCCGCGCCCGCACGAGCGCCGCGAGGGAGGTGGCCAATACGGCGAGGCGCCGCGCCCGCACGAGCGCCGTGAGATCAAAGTGCAGCAGCGGCCAATACGGCGAGGCGCAGCGACTGCACGGGCTCCGCGAGGTCCAGGGGCGGAAGCAGCCAATACGGCGAGCGGTGCCTGTCAGGCACCATACGGCCTCCGCGGCGTGCTCGACCTAGCTCCTACGCCTCCTACCCGGGCTGGACCTCCCCCCGTGCGTCGTCCCCACCCGCATCACCAAGCTCCCCAACGGTGTCCGCGAGTCGGCGTCGCCTCCGAGGATTTCCAG GGAGCAGCACAGGGATGGCGATTTTGGCAGCTCTGCTCTGATGATGCCGTCGGAGCACAGCTTGCTCGTTTTCAGCATGAGGAAGAAGATGATTTGATAGGGAGCAGCACATCTTGCTTGTTTTGTTTCTCTGTAGCAAGTTATTCTATAAATACTGAACACTATGCAAGGAAATCAGCAGCTGCCATTGTTCAAGAAT CAAATTATTGTATGAATTCTGAACATTTGCAAAGAAACTGTTGCTCCTTTGGATCGATGCCGGAGGCGGGACTGACTGACTCACCGCTGTTTCTTCATCCGCAACAAGTTCAGATTAACACCGAGGCTCCCTGCCGTTCACAGCGTCTTGCCAAGTACAATACTACAACCAG CTTCTGA